Proteins encoded within one genomic window of Flavobacterium gilvum:
- a CDS encoding glycosyltransferase family 2 protein encodes MIVIYHKNSVITRVESADIQSIHFDEKKSIAAELMQLAIQFPESKLVWCHESYHDQINLTSIPELMHHDKMMFSYNPNPNNYLGNRIGYVEESPFINVNKKVTYPTWQMSSLAGVIHASALLSFKGKIKLDSDFDYYLNSVAKVGMPLGLFCYSEPKLLVQNSIETPMPNSSAFALFKFVKQHYKTRWTILLLLNMMVYEFRLPFLAFIYSLFFKNRNTSQISFSNIQIQSSKSVVQNATIDVIIPTIGRKKYLYDVLKDLSNQTHLPVNVIIVEQNPQENSVSELDYLQNEIWPFVIKNTFTNQAGACNARNLALNQVESEWIFMADDDIRIDTDFIEKGLEIFDVFGVFAITFGCYESNYKEDNKMKIATQWSSFGSGCSIVNTKEMEELRYDIAFEFGYGEDGDFGMQLRKKGVDIIYIPTPEILHLKAPIGGFRTKPELLWHQDKIQPKPSATVMLYKQLHLTAEQIKGYKTILFFKFYRAQNIKNPIRYFNNFQKQWKQSLYWANELKNKK; translated from the coding sequence TTGATTGTAATCTATCATAAAAATAGTGTTATCACCAGAGTAGAATCTGCAGATATTCAATCAATTCACTTTGATGAAAAGAAGTCCATTGCGGCTGAATTAATGCAATTGGCAATTCAGTTTCCGGAATCAAAATTGGTTTGGTGCCACGAAAGCTATCATGATCAAATTAATTTAACTTCAATTCCTGAATTGATGCATCATGATAAAATGATGTTTTCTTACAATCCAAATCCCAATAATTATTTAGGAAATAGAATTGGTTATGTTGAGGAATCTCCATTTATTAATGTAAATAAAAAAGTTACTTACCCAACTTGGCAAATGAGTAGTTTGGCAGGTGTTATTCATGCTTCTGCTTTACTATCTTTTAAGGGTAAAATCAAGTTAGATTCTGATTTTGATTACTATCTCAATTCTGTTGCCAAAGTTGGTATGCCATTAGGATTATTTTGCTATTCAGAACCTAAATTGTTAGTTCAGAATTCAATTGAAACTCCGATGCCAAATTCTTCGGCATTTGCTCTTTTTAAATTTGTAAAACAGCATTATAAAACACGTTGGACTATCTTATTGTTGCTCAATATGATGGTTTATGAGTTTCGATTGCCTTTTTTAGCTTTTATATATTCGCTATTTTTTAAAAATAGAAATACATCACAGATTTCTTTTAGCAACATTCAAATTCAATCTAGTAAATCGGTGGTACAAAATGCTACAATTGATGTTATAATTCCGACTATTGGAAGAAAAAAATATTTGTATGATGTGTTGAAAGATTTATCAAATCAAACACATTTGCCAGTAAACGTGATTATTGTCGAACAAAATCCACAGGAAAATAGTGTTTCAGAATTAGATTATTTGCAAAATGAAATTTGGCCTTTTGTAATAAAAAATACTTTTACGAATCAGGCTGGGGCATGCAATGCGAGAAATTTGGCTTTGAATCAGGTTGAAAGTGAATGGATTTTTATGGCAGATGATGATATTCGGATTGATACTGATTTTATTGAAAAAGGTTTAGAAATTTTTGACGTTTTTGGAGTATTTGCAATTACATTTGGTTGTTATGAATCCAACTATAAGGAAGATAATAAAATGAAAATAGCCACACAATGGTCCTCGTTTGGTTCAGGATGCAGCATCGTAAATACCAAAGAAATGGAGGAATTAAGGTATGATATTGCTTTTGAATTTGGTTATGGAGAAGATGGAGATTTTGGAATGCAATTACGAAAAAAAGGAGTTGACATTATTTATATTCCAACACCTGAAATACTTCATCTTAAAGCTCCGATAGGAGGTTTTAGAACTAAGCCGGAATTACTTTGGCATCAGGATAAAATACAGCCAAAACCTTCGGCTACAGTTATGTTGTATAAGCAATTACATTTGACGGCTGAACAAATTAAAGGTTATAAAACTATTTTATTTTTTAAATTTTACCGTGCTCAAAATATTAAAAATCCTATTCGATATTTCAATAATTTTCAGAAACAGTGGAAGCAAAGTTTATACTGGGCAAACGAATTAAAAAATAAAAAATGA